Below is a genomic region from Tripterygium wilfordii isolate XIE 37 chromosome 12, ASM1340144v1, whole genome shotgun sequence.
tgttttgttttttccttttatcaTGATTTCTCTCATCCATGACATGACCCCCATCACccacctctctttctctctctctccctccaacacacaaaaaataaaatagaagagAGTCAATTCATAGTTGGCAACCTTACTCATATGGAATTATCATTTATGAGTGTGTAGACACTTCTAATAAATAAAAGCATGTGAGTGACAGCTAAGACAGACCAAAAAACCTGATTGGTTATATGCTGATATaacaatatttattaaatatcatGTGAagctcatgagtcatgacaccatttaatttaatttaatttttatactcTCTTTTTAATTAAAACCCTTTTTATAATTATGTCTTGTGTGTTTGTAGTATATATACATGACCCAACAAACCCTTTTCTGCTACCTTGAATTCTCTGATCCAGTTCTGAtcttatcttctcttcttcttatctAAAAATGGCCATAGCCTTTGGTCGCTTCGATGACTCTTTCAGTTTAGGGTCTATAAGGGCCTATCTTGCTGAGTTTATCTCTACCTTGCTCTTTGTTTTTGCTGGTGTTGGCTCTGCTATTGCTTACAGTTAGTTCCTTATCCTCCCTCCCTCACTCACATATAACTACTTAAAATTGTTTAATTATGTGTACTTActcttgatttattttttttcctgatctGGACAGATAAGTTGACAGGAAATGCAGCACTGGATCCAGCGGGGCTGGTAGCGATCGCTGTTTGCCATGGTTTTGCTCTATTTGTCGCAGTCTCTGTGGGTGCTAACATCTCTGGTGGCCATGTTAACCCTGCTGTCACATTTGGTTTGGCTCTTGGTGGCCAAATTACCATCCTTTCTGGTATCTTCTATTGGATCGCTCAGCTTCTTGGCTCCATCGTCGCTTGCTTCCTCCTCAAATTCGTCACCGGCGGCTTGGTAAGATCAATCAAAAACTACACATATAAACCACTCAattgggttatgccagaccaACGTGAATTTTATTCTTGACAAGATGTCACCTGTTCAAATCATAGAAACCGTCTCTCCACAATTCGGGCTAGCTTAAACTTGTGCATATAATTTGAATCGAatttgtttttgcttttgattGTGTAGGCTATTCCTACGCACAGCTTATCCGCAGGAGTAGGAGCAGTTGAGGGAGTTGTGATGGAGATCATAATCACATTTGCATTGGTGTATACAGTCTACGCAACAGCAGCTGACCCAAAGAAGGGCTCACTGGGCACAATTGCACCAATAGCTATTGGTTTCATTGTGGGTGCCAACATCTTGGCTGCAGGCCCATTCTCAGGTGGATCCATGAACCCAGCCCGATCATTTGGCCCGGCCGTTGCTAGCGGTGACTTCCATGACAACTGGATCTATTGGGTTGGGCCTCTCATTGGCGGTGGTTTGGCTGGGCTTATCTATGGAAACCTGTACATGCAATCCGATCATGCACCACTATCCAGTGATTTCTAATCTAGTTTGATCCGTCTTTTATCTTTgtaataaaagaaagagaagcagTTTTggctcttctttcttttctctattCCTTAGTTTTCTTtggatgttatttttttttaaaaattttatcctTTTGGTTCTGTTGTTGTAAAGCtttggcggtggtggtggtgatggttgtGGTCATgtaattttcttgttttgttgaaGAGATTGGCAATGGTGAATGATGGTGTTAAGTGGCTCCACTCTTTATTATTGTGCCTTTTCTTTGTGTCCTTTGTTGTTATCATCCTGTCTTTGGGTTTGGGAGGAAACAATAATTCATGTTGTGGACCAAGAGTACCCCAATACCATTATATGGTTTGGACAATTGTGAATAATTGCATGTAAAATAACACTTATCTAATCAAATGATTATATACATAATAGACTCGTAAAATctaatccaataaattaagagaTTCTATTGAAATTATGAGTctaaacacatcaacaataatATTGATGTGTCCTCTTTGGGAACTGATTTACTGAGGATACATCGGTTTACCCTCATAACTTTATTCTTTATGGGTTGTTGTCGATGATATTTAGGCTTAGAAAACGTGTCGTTAACATGAGAGGATATGATCAGTTTTGCTTATAAGTCACTCGGTTAGATTATACCCAACCCAACGGGTGGATAGATAGAGATCACTTCCAACTTAATTGAGACTTTGTTTCAATACCTTGTCAAAAATCTCAACTCattcacaccaacaatattgtccacttttgAATTTACCGATTCTCATAGATACATCGAACATGCACGATGTCATCACGCTTGATATTTAAACTCAAAGAAAATATCTCGTTTAAAAGAGGaagtgagatttttttttatagaccACATTGCTTAGGTTAACACAAACGATATGATATTTTTACAAGTCTTGAGagattccttttcttcttaAGCTATTTTGTGGGGTTTGTGAGGCTATTATGCCTATTGGATCCAATGCACATTCCAAAGGTAGTTGGTGCAGATTCCAAGACAAAAATGCTTTCCATCCCAATTCATTAACTCAAAAAAATGTTACATTTAATTATAAACTCTTTATGATTACAAgaaaatatacataaatataatataccTACTTATTACTTATTGTTGGTCCAAGTCCAACTCTGAAGGCAAAACTTTTTGATCATACCATTCATGTCCTTTCCATTCAGGGAGTTGTTGGATGACAACCTGCATTTCAATACAAAGAGGATCAATTCTTTTAGCATACATAAAATacctaattaatttcaaataCCAAACCTTTAAATATTCACTTTcaaagaagatttttttttctctctaattaAATTAGCTAgtcttaattaattaagcaGTAAAAATGGGGAAAATGATAGAATTACAAACCAGGCCTGTGGTATTTGGATCACCAACTGTGGTTTGGCAAGCCAGTCTGAATGTTTTAGGCTTCTGCATCCATGTGAATAATAATgaatgtgaatatatatattagcCCTCTCAATTAAAAACACTTGGGGACTACAATAAATATaaccaaattaattaaattgCAACAGATCATCCCTCCGCACTAATAACACTTTGTTTTGAGACAAATCATATTGGCTCGCACGACTTTATTTTTCTAGGTCCAACACCAGTACATATTAGTTTAGTTTGAGCCTTAAAACAACGCTTGTTACTAATTAATAAATTTTGCATATTATATTTTACAGTTCAATCCTTTCCATGGACGATGTGTGATTTAGAGCACTGAGTCGTTTAGTCACTCAATAGCTCACCCTGCTCCGCCAAACTTGACACGACAGAGAAGTGGCCCCGCCCACTCAAGCAGAATACTACATAAATGGAGGTTAATAATGGGCATTATCAAGATCATAATAAATGACATACCTTCTTTAGCTTTTCCTTCTCTATCTCATTACGAGGACTAAGTAGCTCCTTCCCCTCTACTACCTAGCAATACAATAAATTAAAGATTCATTGCTTAGTACAGACCAATGAATTATatacaatacatatatatataattgaaaactatataatacatatattgttgtttaatTGAAAACTAAAGAAGACTATATAGCTTACCTCCACCAAGCAAGTGCCACAAATCCCTCCTCCCACACAATTTGATAAAGGCCTAGCCTGAAATTTAGCCAACATGCATTGTATGCCTTATAATAAATTCATGTTAATTAACTTATAAGCACTAGCTATCTgcatataaattaagaatatatatatatatatatatatgtatatatagattgaaATGAAAGCTTACATACATATGGTCCATACAAATCAATGTTAGAATCCAACATTATATTCCTAAGCATTTGACCACCACATGCTTTGCGGTAATGAACATCCAATGTTCCATCTGGAAGCAACACAGACTAAGAAAAATACAGCAAACTTCAATTGATCTAATAcccaaaacaaaagagagagaattttatgtaattatgagctattatatatgtattatatatgttaATGTTACTATTACTTACatgaacaaaagcaaaatcTACATGTGGAGTTTCTTGAGGGTCCTTGGCCTGGTCTTCAGTACTGTCAGGGAGTGTGCCAACAGCTCTAATCCTTCCTCTAGAGAAGCCAAACTTTAGATTGGTATTCCGTGCTTTGGTGGTGTGATTGAATTTGTATGGGATTGAGAGGGAAATTGGGTTTGAAGGGTTAAGTGGGAGAGTGTTCATTCTTTTTGATATTTCAACAGGTTTTGTGTTGTGGAGTGGAggatatttgtatttgtatttgtgtTTGTGTGCGCATTGGCATTGGATTAGGGTCATGGTGTGTGGTGCTTCTTTTTCATCTTATCTGTTTAGCCCATCAGCCTCAGACATAGGCGAATGTGCGAAACAATGTGGACTAGAATATGGGCCTTTATGGTATTTGGGCCCATGCTTAGCCGGTTCTAAAAGAGGGTGGGCCTTGGGCCGTTGTTGGTATGGGTTTAGCCCAAAACAATAACAGATTGATGTTGGTAGCTGGCACACTCTCCTCCCTCCTATAGTCCTTCTAGAGAAAGTATAGTATAACTATACTATAATATAGTATCGGTGCAGTTTCATAACAATTTGTTTTTGATGAACATCAACTCCACCTCTTTTTTGAATCAAATATATTGGTATTAAATTTAGAGTAAAGTAGTTCgaataaattattattgttttttcttaaaatacTATTAAAAGATATTAGAATATTATATttacaataataaaattgtaGTTTAATATTTCttaagattttaattttttttatttggttccATGTCTAAATTGTAGTCGTggtagattaaaaaaataaaaatatttggctttataatgttgtaaataatttagtaattgattttttttgaaaattaaatttatttggtATAATAATAAGGCCTAGGTTTCcctaattttgcttttgcataTATTAGCCATAAATTAAGTTATTAACAAAACATGGTCCGTTCATCATATTAAACGGTCGTGGACGCAGTCACCGGAAATAAACGAGGGAGGCGGCGCTTCTTCCATCCCTTCTCCATAAACCTTTTAAGACCTTGACTGCATATTTTTCTACATAAATACCAAACACAACGCCCAATTCAAACGCAGATGCCCCAAATCGGTACTCCTCTGCGCCTCTTCTTCTCCGCTTCTCCACTCCTCGCTCCACTGAAACCCTCTCTTTCTCTGGGCAGAACCaaatctttctctttcttcaccTCCATCTCTTCTTGCTTCTCACAACGACGCCACGCCGCCGCTCGTCAGTCCTCCAATATCAGAAAGAGGAGCAGCAGTACATTCAAGGAGGACAGGAGTAGATACGGAAACAGGGACAAAGGGCTCCTAATGGATGAAACTCAGTCCTTGGCGTTTAATAAAAGAAAGGCCGAGGGAGGAGACAAGAGTGATAAATCCAAGAGGAATCTGCAGCATAAAGAGCGCAAGCTCAATCCTGTCAATACCATAGCCTATGTGCAGGTGAGGTCCACTTAAATTTGCATTCTTTTTGAATTTGGGTGTGTTTTGTCAGATGGGGTAGATTGATGAAGTGAATGCATTGACCATTATATTAGCTTTTGGAATATTGAGTTGCACTTTAATGTTAATTGGCTTTGCTTTGTCTATTTTTAAGATATGCAATTAGAGAAGTGAGCTATCCTCTATTTAAGCTGGCATTTGCAGCTATGGTTTCTTTCTCTTTAAATCGATTGGGCAATGGATTTTTTCGTACCTGTTGGTTCAAGGCATGTTTCTAAACAGTCAAATTATATCTGTCTAATTGGCTTGTGGGTTCTCTGCAATTTTAGGTTAGAGAGAATTGGGTCTTTGTGGTTTCTTGGAACCATGGATAGCGGGTAAATCTGGAAGACTGAGTTATATGTATACCTTGTTTTTCGGACTTGCggattttcattattttgttatCTATAAATTGCATCTGCTGGTGTCTAGAGGATTAAAAAATGAAACTGAGGGATGGATGATGGTGATTATCAAACTTATAGTTTGAAATACAAATTTTTTCCCTCACATTTAAAGGGGTAGAACTGGCGAATGGCCTAAATTTTCGGCATGCTGATTGTTGTTTATATGAGTTGTCAGTTATCACAGCCGTGTCTAAGTTCATTTTGCAGGATCTATTTAGAACGTGTCTGCCTTGTGCTTTCCTCGGAAATTGCactgtattttctttttctgccgttttaaaacaaaatttgcTTTGTGTATGATCAGAATGTAATTAGAAGTGAGTTACATTGACTACGTTTCTAATTTCTTAAACAGATTTTAGGGACTGGATTGGATACTCAGGATACATCGCCTTCAGTCCTGCTCTTCTTTGACAAGCAAAGGTTTATTTTTAATGCTGGAGAGGTAATTGGAGGGTGGCGATTTCTGTTCAATATGGTAAAATTATGTTGGTGAATTAAATCTCAAACTAGTGCAAATAAATTGAATAGAGAAAATAATGTTCCCGATTGAATTAAAGATCCCAAGAGACTTCTCCATTATTTACACTTAACACAAacatacacaaaaacaaaaaattcattttctTATCTTCGTAAATAAGTTGATAATGATACTCTTAGAGTCGCACCCCCAAAATATCTCCTTTTCTCCCATTCCTAACCCATTCTTTCCTAATCTCCCCTCTAGTAGTGGGTCCTCTCTCACATCTTTTGACGTACACAGTACACCATTTGCTTCTATCCTGTAATTACCCATTAGTGGCTTTCAAAAGTATGTTTTGTGATTGAGATACATTTGCCCTATCAATacatttatataaattatttcATCGTTATATGTGCTGGtaaaatttgatattttgaagCTTTATTTGCGTTTAAGTGTTAAATTTGTTTATAGTTTTCGCATTAAGAATAAGAGTAACTTCTATAAAGCATTCTGATAATTCATATAGTCTGAATTTTAAAGGAATTGTAAATTATAATCCATCCTTCCAATAACTTGGTTTCTTAAAATAGTTGAATTTTAAAGAATTGTCAAAGTTTAACATATTTGATAGCTGGaggcatatgtgtgtatgtTTGCGTCTGCTTCTTTGCATATATGCACCTCAATTGTTCTTGCACACTCATATGCCTAATATGTGTTTAGACTAATATGTGGGTCTAGTTGTACAATTATGTGTATGTCTAAATAAAAGTTATCGAACATTGTTATAGGAAAATTTCTTGACTATAAAAAGTGGGAACTAGATGCCCTTTCTTTGCCTAGAGCGGTGGAATGGGGAAATTGGAAAAAACTGTTGGCATCGCTGTTTGAGTATTATACATTCATGTTTCAATAATAAATATgagtagggttttttttttggcaaaatgAGTGGTAGAGTTGAAAGCCGAATTTTGCTACCACTCTATTCCATCTACATAGACCACATTTATCCAGGGATATGAGTTGCTTTGTTGATTGTCGGATTTGAAGTATGGGATTATAGAAACTGGGGATTTTAGATGGGTTCATGCAACTGTGTTTTTCACTGAATCTGCTCATTCCTATATTTTCTATGATTTTCTCCCTGATAACATTTAACTGGTCCTGTTTCGTGCACTGAGTGAGCAGGGCAAGTTCAGGAGTATTTGCTTTCAAGAATACGTGATTATAACATGATAAGATCAAACTGTCACAGATGTACCTCTGAGACAATATATGTGAACAAACTGATATATTGAGATAGAATAAACTGGTTTAAAGAAAATGGAACAGGATAATGATAACCTAGCTTTCAAGAAGCTTAGGACCTCCCATTCCTTTTGACCTAATTTCCCAGACAGCCTCCCTTCTGCCCCCAAAATCACCTTAACTACAGAAAACACTATCCTAGTAGAAAAGCTACAAGTGGACTGCTGCTTAACAACCACATGTCACACCTTTTTCTTACCCTTCTCTTGTACAAATTACTAAAAGGTCTATCATAACATTTAATGATGTGATGGTTCTGAAGCACTTCATCATCACCAATACAATTTTCCTTCATTGCAGGGACTACAACGATTCTGCACAGAGCATAAAATTAAGTTATCGAAGGTATTGATCCCGAGAAAAATCCCTTTTCcctctttttgtgttttgagcTTTTGGTTGTGTCCACTTTGCGAGTTTAAATGATGTAGGAAGAATCTTGATTCATTGATTTGCTTCTTCAGATTGATTATATATTTCTCTCTCGTGTCTGCTCAGAGACAGCGGGTGGACTTCCAGGTTTGCTCTGCAACAAATATCCTAGGATGTTGTTAAGTTATTAACTATAGTTCTTGTTCTAACAGTGCTCAGGTACTCACTTTTGAGTAAACATTTCAGGTTTGCTTTTGACTCTGGCTGGCATTGGAGAACAGGGAATGTCTGTGAGTATTGAATCATTTTCATGTCTCTGCCTTTCTCATATATTGATTTTCGACTTAAATTCAAGGCATATGCATCACATGTTTGTTTAACTTTGGTTGATGATACTTTGAAGGTCAATGTATGGGGTCCATCTGAATTAAAGTATTTAGTTGATGCGATGAAGTGTTTTATCCCACATGCTGCCATGGTTCATACGAGTAGTTCTGGTTCTACTTCTTCTTCTGAGGCTGCGGCTTTGCCTAATACAAGTAAGTTTGTGGACCCCATTGTTCTTGTGAAAGATGAGGTTGTCAAGATATCAGCATTTCTCCTGCAACCAAGTTCCTCACAAGGGTCTGCAAAAAAGCCTGTTGATATGTCTGTCGTATATGTTTGTGAATTGCCGGAAATTATGGGGAAATTTGATCCGGTTAAAGCTAAGGCCCTTGGTTTGAAACCTGGTCCAAAGTATAGAGAACTACAACTTGGTAATTCAGTGAAGTCAGATCGGCATGATACCATGGTGGGTTATAGATGACAAAACTAGGGGAAGTTTTATTTCTCCTGTACTTCTGGTTTATTTAATGTTTCTTCCCTCCCATGGGTATCTTACATGGTTCTATTTGCATTGAATTATCTTAGGTTCATCCAAGTGATGTGATGGATTCTTCTGTTCCTGGTCCTATCGTATTACTTGTCGACTGCCCAACAGAATCTCATGTACAGGAATTATTATCCACACGGTCCCTCAATAATTATTATGCCGATTCCTCATCTAATGGAACAGAGACTACAAAGACTGTGAACTGTGTCATTCATTTAAGTCCTACCTCTATTGTGAGAAGTCCTCTTTATCAGAAGTGGATGAAGAAACTTGGCTCGGCAGAGCATATTATCGCTGGACATGAAATGTAAATCACTGCTCTTCACATCTTTCTCTTTCTGATAGTAGTTGCAGACTCCAGTTGATGATCGATGCTGGGTACTAACACTGTTTGCAGGAAGAATGTGGAAATTCCCATTTTGAAATCGAGTGCTAGAATAGCAGCACGACTTAATTACATGTGTCCTCAGTTCTTTCCAGCCCCAGGATTTTGGTCTCTTCAACATTTTGAAAAGTCGTCATCAGATTCTGTTATTCAGAGTGAGGTTTGTCCTGACATCTTAATAGGGCAAATTATCTTCTTCAAAGTTGATAGTAGTTGTGAAATTCTGTAAGAATGATTgacattttcatttttgatttttttttcaggctCCTGTTGCAAAGCTATGTGAAAGCATTTCTGCTGAAAATCTCTTGAAGGTAATGTCTTATATGTGGTTGATTCCCGAACCTTGTTTTAGAGTGTGGTTCCATCTTTTCCCCCTTTCTTAACCAAATGCTGTCGGTTTCTTCTCCTCAGCAAAACAACAATGTTTATTTTGTTCCTTCTtactatttctttttctttgcctAACACAACCCGTCCATATATGCTCTATTCCACAGTATGGccatctatatttttttttgttccatatCTGTGTTTAATGCCGGCATTCTTTGTGAATATTGGAACAGTACACTTTGCGTCCTTATGCTCATCTTGGATTGGATAGATCTTGTATTCCAAGTTTGATGTCTCCATCAGATGTCATCAATGAGCTACTCTTAGAGACTCCAGATATTGCTGATGCTGCCCGACTGATCAGGAATTTATGGCATGAGTATCGAGAAACAAAGGAGGAGATTCATCCGGTAGAAGGTAATGGAGTTATGATTGAAGAACCGTGGCTAGATGAGAAGACAAAGCCTCCTTGTTTGGAAAACATAAGGAGGGATGACCTGGAGATTGTTCTTCTGGGAACAGGTTCGTCCCAGCCTTCTAAGTATAGGAATGTTAGCTCTGTCTATATCAATTTATTCTCGAAAGGGAGTTTGCTCTTAGATTGTGGGGAAGGAACGCTGGGACAACTAAAACGAAGGTAATGCCATAAATGATTTCTTATTTACCTTTTTATCATCACAAGCTTTTGTCATTCACTTCTGTACAACAATAGTTGGTGTTTCTTAATAATAGATATGGAGTGGAAGGTGCTGATAATGCTGTAAAGAATCTGAGTTGCGTTTGGATTTCTCATATACATGCTGATCACCACACGGGTTTAGCCAGAATTCTTGCTCTGCGACGTGATTTGTTGAAGGGAGTGCCTCATAGACCATTACTTGTTGTTGGACCGCGGCAGCTTAAGAGATATCTGGATGCATATGAAAGACTTGAAGATCTAGATATGCAGTTCCTTGATTGTAGAAACACCATGAAAGGTTCATGGGAAGCTTTTGAGGAAAATAATGAATCAAATAAGGATAGCTTATCTACAGGAAGTCCAGATAATTTAGAGGAAATGAGCAATAGAGTAACAACGAATATTGAGTCTACTATATTTGCTAGAGGTAGTCCAATGCAAAGCTATTGGAAGAGACCTGGTAGCGCAGTTGACAATAGCCCGGCATTTCCATTATTGAAGACATTGAAGGAAGTGCTAACAGAAGCAGGATTGGAGACTTTGATTAGTGTCCCGGTGGTGCACTGTCCTCAGGCATTTGGTATTGCCTTGAAGGCGTCAGAGAGAAGCAATAGTGTTGGAAAAGTGATACCAGGATGGAAGATTGTGTACTCAGGTGACACAAGGCCTTGCCCTGAACTGGTAGAGGCATCTCGTGGAGCTACGGTTCTTATACATGAGGCAAGTTAAATGAACTGAACTTTCTTTGTATAGTTATTGTCGTTCGAGAATCCATTTATGCCGTAGCTAATAATTGTGTTGCAAGGTTAATGTAATTGTCTTGTTGCACATCACCATGTCCTCTAGTTATTGTTATCTTGATTTGGGTTCTGATGTTGGGAATTATATTCATGCCCACTTTCGAAAGATATAGTTTGTGATTGACTAGCTTGTTTCTGGCCATTTGCAGGCGACGTTCGAGGACGGAATGATGGAGGAGGCTGTGGCAAAAAACCACAGCACAACAAAGGAAGCCATAGAAGTTGGAGACTCTGCTGGTGCATATCGCATCATCCTCACCCATTTCAGCCAAAGATACCCCAAAATCCCTGTATTTGATGATACCCACATGCACAAAACATGCATTGCGTTTGACATGATGAGTGTTAACATAGCAGATTTGCCTCTTGTCCCTAAAATTCTTCCATATATTAAGCTGCTCTTCAGGAATGAGATGGTAGTTGAGGATGAATTAGATGATGCTATGAACGCTCTAACTGCCACTTTGTAAATAATTAATGTATTCTAAattattgtaattgaatttttcCTTAATAGAGTTTcgatttttgttgaattttgtaATAAGATcatgatatttttttatttttttttgagattcgATGGCCCACCTTTACACTATGTGTGGCCTTTGAGCCAATGAAGTGACAATTGAGGCCCATTGATGCTCAAGTACTAGTTTCTGGGCTGAGCCCACAAAGCAACGGCCGatcattattataatttttgttaaaagaCAATTTAGGACATGAGCTAGCGTGCGTGGCGCGCTCAAGTACTCTCCTGCTGACCTGTCTTTTGGTACTAAAACCCGTCTGTTGGCCAGGCCCAACACGTTTCTCTCTCTGCCCCCTCCACATTCCCGAGCTCTCTCTCTTGTTCGAGCAGTTGAAAGTTCTTTCCTTCGGCAATCAGCCCTAAGCCACTGAAATCGGAGCAATTCGAATCAAAAATACGTCATATTGTTGAATCTCCGATCGGTGTCCACTTATTTCGACGGGCCCGATTCACCCGAATCATACATATCAGATACGACCGTTTTGGGGGCTTTGTACTGTTTGAGGAGAATAGTTCGATTTTGAATCGCGAGGGGTTTAATTTGGGCTTATTAGTTCGGGaagataatttattttttcggtGGATTGGGGTCATGGATTCGAGCCGTAGAGCTGTAGAATCGTATTGGAGATCTCGCATGATCGATACAGCGACCTCCGATGAGGACAAGGTGACTCCTGTTTACAAACTGGAGGAGATATGCGAGCTTCTGCGATCCTCGCATGTTAGCATCGTCAAGGAGGTCTCGGAGTTCATATTGAAGCGACTCGAGCATAAGAGCCCTATTGTTAAACAGAAGGTATTTTATTGGGCTGATTGTTGTTGAATACGTGCGAATTATACACTGAAATAggaaattttgaatttgtttcaatTGCTAGTTGGTTTTTATTTGGTGAAAACTTCAGTTTATTGGGTATCGGCGATAGTTGTTATAGCAGGAATTTGGGGTTTTGATATCTTTACATGGAGGGTGCTTTTGGCATTGGTGTGATATTGCTCATCTCGTTGTGTATAAAGAAAGCGTGGCAATAGTTATCTGTTCTGTTCGTTAGGGCTTTTTAAAATGAGAGAATGGTAGGTCAGTATGGTTGAAATGGGTTTCTGATAGTTCATATTCTGCTTGGTCGGCAGGACTGTATTTTTTGCGGGGAGAGTAATATAAAgtaattatcttcttctttttcgctGAGAAAATCTGTAAAAGATAGAATCCTCGTCATCTTTAATGCTGTAATATCAAACACCGTCAAGTGTCTACCTGTTATGTAATGGATTCTGCTTCATCATTTGAGCCTATTTAGAGTTATGCTCTCCAGTAATGGGAAGGATATCCATTTCATTTATAGCTTCTATCCATGTCTTTTTGTGCCATCTATTCTCTCATATCATCTTCCCCTTAGGTTTTTCTTTCCCTTCCATTCCACTTTCCATTCCACTTTTAGCAGCATAGCACAATCTTTACACGGTTCGAAATTACCTGTATCTTATATCCAATTATCTTCTTCCCTATCATGATTTTCCTTGTATCATCTCTCTTTTAATGAAACATTCTCATCTCTGCTACgttcatcttttgatcatgttGTCTGTGTGTATGGGAGACCTGTACATTTCACCTTGTATCCTCAAAAATATCTTTTGGTGGCTCAAAAAACTGTATGCATTCTTCCATTCCATTCTGATAGCTTTGATATAGTGGAAACACCTTCCTTAGTCTCTCTTTCATTCTGAATTAATAATCTGAGATATTTAATATCTGTGCTTGTTAGTACCTCCTTCCCTTCAATTTTTATGGAGTTGTTAACTGAATAATGAAATGAGATGTGTTAGTACTGACTGTCCACATTTTTATGCAGGCTCTGAGGTTAATAAAATATGCCGTTGCAAAGTCTGGTTCGGAGTTCAGGAGGGAAATGCAGAGACATTCAGTTGCTGTGCGTCAGTTATCTCATTACAAAGGGCAGTTGAATCCTTTGAAGGGTGATTCCCTGAACAAGGCAGTGCGGGACACAGCTAATGAGGCAATAGCAGCCATCTTTTCTGCAGAGGACAGTAAGCCAGCACCTGCTGAAGATCTTAATAAACG
It encodes:
- the LOC120010808 gene encoding aquaporin TIP2-1-like, giving the protein MAIAFGRFDDSFSLGSIRAYLAEFISTLLFVFAGVGSAIAYNKLTGNAALDPAGLVAIAVCHGFALFVAVSVGANISGGHVNPAVTFGLALGGQITILSGIFYWIAQLLGSIVACFLLKFVTGGLAIPTHSLSAGVGAVEGVVMEIIITFALVYTVYATAADPKKGSLGTIAPIAIGFIVGANILAAGPFSGGSMNPARSFGPAVASGDFHDNWIYWVGPLIGGGLAGLIYGNLYMQSDHAPLSSDF
- the LOC120011551 gene encoding photosynthetic NDH subunit of subcomplex B 3, chloroplastic isoform X2, which encodes MNTLPLNPSNPISLSIPYKFNHTTKARNTNLKFGFSRGRIRAVGTLPDSTEDQAKDPQETPHVDFAFVHARPLSNCVGGGICGTCLVEVVEGKELLSPRNEIEKEKLKKKPKTFRLACQTTVGDPNTTGLVVIQQLPEWKGHEWYDQKVLPSELDLDQQ
- the LOC120011281 gene encoding tRNase Z TRZ3, mitochondrial, giving the protein MPQIGTPLRLFFSASPLLAPLKPSLSLGRTKSFSFFTSISSCFSQRRHAAARQSSNIRKRSSSTFKEDRSRYGNRDKGLLMDETQSLAFNKRKAEGGDKSDKSKRNLQHKERKLNPVNTIAYVQILGTGLDTQDTSPSVLLFFDKQRFIFNAGEGLQRFCTEHKIKLSKIDYIFLSRVCSETAGGLPGLLLTLAGIGEQGMSVNVWGPSELKYLVDAMKCFIPHAAMVHTSSSGSTSSSEAAALPNTSKFVDPIVLVKDEVVKISAFLLQPSSSQGSAKKPVDMSVVYVCELPEIMGKFDPVKAKALGLKPGPKYRELQLGNSVKSDRHDTMVHPSDVMDSSVPGPIVLLVDCPTESHVQELLSTRSLNNYYADSSSNGTETTKTVNCVIHLSPTSIVRSPLYQKWMKKLGSAEHIIAGHEMKNVEIPILKSSARIAARLNYMCPQFFPAPGFWSLQHFEKSSSDSVIQSEAPVAKLCESISAENLLKYTLRPYAHLGLDRSCIPSLMSPSDVINELLLETPDIADAARLIRNLWHEYRETKEEIHPVEGNGVMIEEPWLDEKTKPPCLENIRRDDLEIVLLGTGSSQPSKYRNVSSVYINLFSKGSLLLDCGEGTLGQLKRRYGVEGADNAVKNLSCVWISHIHADHHTGLARILALRRDLLKGVPHRPLLVVGPRQLKRYLDAYERLEDLDMQFLDCRNTMKGSWEAFEENNESNKDSLSTGSPDNLEEMSNRVTTNIESTIFARGSPMQSYWKRPGSAVDNSPAFPLLKTLKEVLTEAGLETLISVPVVHCPQAFGIALKASERSNSVGKVIPGWKIVYSGDTRPCPELVEASRGATVLIHEATFEDGMMEEAVAKNHSTTKEAIEVGDSAGAYRIILTHFSQRYPKIPVFDDTHMHKTCIAFDMMSVNIADLPLVPKILPYIKLLFRNEMVVEDELDDAMNALTATL
- the LOC120011551 gene encoding photosynthetic NDH subunit of subcomplex B 3, chloroplastic isoform X1, whose translation is MNTLPLNPSNPISLSIPYKFNHTTKARNTNLKFGFSRGRIRAVGTLPDSTEDQAKDPQETPHVDFAFVHSVLLPDGTLDVHYRKACGGQMLRNIMLDSNIDLYGPYARPLSNCVGGGICGTCLVEVVEGKELLSPRNEIEKEKLKKKPKTFRLACQTTVGDPNTTGLVVIQQLPEWKGHEWYDQKVLPSELDLDQQ